One genomic window of Candidatus Kuenenia stuttgartiensis includes the following:
- the carA gene encoding glutamine-hydrolyzing carbamoyl-phosphate synthase small subunit: MNEKKAILVLEDGTCFNGCSLGAAGETIGELVFNTSMMGYQEILTDPSYAGQIVALTYPLIGNYGINEEDVESYKLFLEGFIVKECSPFSSNWRSKIDLSEFLVKKGIVGIQGIDTRALTCQIRDFGSQQGIISTIDFDRTRLQEKAKSAPGLTGRDLVAKVTCEKPYDWVNKKGTPHLSRKYKVIVYDCGVKYSILRKLAHAGCSVHVVPAKTSFETVLEMNPDGIVLSNGPGDPSVVSYMIENIKGLLGKRPIFGICLGHQLLALALGLKTSKLKFGHHGGNQPVMDLSTKKVEITAQNHCFAVEIPSQGMLHKSTYGDVEITHLNLNDKSVEGLKCHSVPAFSVQYHPEASPGPHDADYLFDRFLQTMKS; this comes from the coding sequence ATGAATGAAAAAAAGGCAATATTGGTACTGGAAGACGGAACGTGTTTCAATGGATGCTCATTAGGGGCTGCCGGAGAGACAATTGGGGAACTTGTCTTCAATACGAGCATGATGGGATATCAGGAAATCCTGACAGATCCATCATATGCAGGTCAGATTGTTGCTTTAACGTATCCGTTAATAGGCAATTATGGCATTAATGAAGAGGACGTTGAATCATACAAACTTTTTCTGGAAGGATTTATCGTTAAAGAATGCTCTCCATTCTCCAGTAATTGGCGGTCAAAAATAGATTTATCAGAATTTCTTGTGAAAAAGGGGATCGTTGGTATTCAAGGTATTGATACCAGGGCACTTACATGCCAGATCCGTGATTTTGGATCGCAGCAGGGCATTATTTCAACCATAGATTTTGATAGGACACGGTTGCAGGAAAAAGCAAAATCAGCGCCTGGTCTTACCGGAAGAGATTTGGTTGCAAAGGTGACCTGTGAAAAACCGTATGACTGGGTAAATAAAAAAGGCACACCTCACTTATCCCGTAAATACAAGGTTATTGTTTATGATTGTGGCGTAAAATACTCTATTTTAAGAAAATTGGCGCATGCCGGTTGTTCTGTACACGTCGTTCCTGCAAAAACCTCATTTGAAACGGTATTGGAGATGAATCCTGACGGCATTGTTCTTTCCAACGGACCTGGAGACCCTTCGGTCGTTTCATATATGATTGAGAACATTAAAGGCCTGTTAGGGAAAAGGCCAATATTTGGGATATGCCTGGGACATCAGTTGCTGGCGCTCGCATTGGGGCTGAAAACGTCCAAACTCAAGTTTGGGCATCATGGCGGAAACCAACCCGTCATGGATTTATCGACTAAAAAGGTGGAAATCACTGCCCAGAATCACTGTTTTGCCGTGGAAATACCATCGCAGGGCATGTTGCATAAAAGCACTTATGGGGATGTGGAAATTACACATCTGAACTTAAATGATAAATCCGTAGAGGGGTTGAAATGCCATTCTGTGCCTGCCTTTTCCGTGCAATACCACCCGGAAGCCTCCCCAGGGCCTCACGATGCAGATTATTTGTTTGATAGATTTTTGCAGACGATGAAAAGTTGA